A stretch of the Mycobacteroides immunogenum genome encodes the following:
- a CDS encoding TetR/AcrR family transcriptional regulator, whose protein sequence is MIAAAIEVAGTLGVSGLTYRSVDAAANVPSGTTSNHFRTRDALLLGVIVEIEKLRRAFWRALVTEINPTTVADLVGIGTAYANGAVGVMSTRVRAYMALLMEGWSHPELREPLQRGRDAQIPRTLQLMRNVNPTTPQLHAEIFQDYLTGIIYQQLANPAPDFNPRPGIETLVTVLLSSQSPRVAQG, encoded by the coding sequence CACCTATCGATCGGTGGATGCGGCGGCGAACGTGCCCAGTGGTACCACCTCAAACCATTTCCGGACCCGCGATGCTTTGCTCCTGGGCGTCATTGTCGAGATCGAGAAACTGCGCCGCGCGTTCTGGCGGGCGCTGGTCACCGAGATCAACCCGACCACGGTGGCCGACCTGGTGGGCATCGGTACTGCCTACGCCAATGGGGCCGTCGGGGTGATGAGCACCCGGGTGCGGGCGTACATGGCGCTTCTGATGGAAGGCTGGAGTCATCCCGAGCTGAGGGAGCCGTTGCAGCGTGGCAGGGACGCGCAGATTCCCCGCACGCTACAGCTAATGCGCAACGTGAACCCGACAACTCCGCAACTGCACGCGGAGATCTTCCAGGACTATCTGACCGGCATCATTTACCAGCAACTTGCCAACCCGGCACCGGACTTCAATCCGCGGCCGGGAATCGAAACGCTGGTCACGGTGCTGTTGTCGTCCCAGTCGCCGCGGGTAGCGCAGGGATAG
- a CDS encoding MDR family MFS transporter, whose translation MIGVQRRNLIFIAVLLGMLLAALDGTIVATALPTVVADLGDAGHQSWVVTSYLLASTVATAVMGKFGDLFGRRTVFITCIVIFAAGSLLCGMAGSMALLVGARAIQGLGSGGLMVTATALIGEIIPMRERGRYQGILGAVFGVTTVIGPLLGGLFTDHLGWRWAFYINLPISVVVIMVAAGAIPALAKATRPVIDYWGIVLIAVGASALTLATSWGGTTYPWSSPVIIGLFVSSVAAIGVFVWVESRVPEPILPPRLFRDPVFTICCVLSFVVGFAMLGVMTYLPTFMQFVNGVSATVSGLRTLPMVAGMLITSTGTGTLVGRTGKYKRYPVAGTAIMAIALVLLSRMDDSTPFVVQSLYLFVLGVGIGASMQVLTLIVQNTARFDDLGVATSGVTFFRTIGSSFGAAIFGSLFSNFLAREIVSVKVPPEATQSPQALHALPHEAAAPVIHAYADSLDLVFLCAAPVAAVGFVLALFLKEVPLRGADASLAVDMGEGFGMPNSVSPDKLLEIAISNAMRGFPHVGLHKLREHAGVTMPIAPLWALVQANRFLRATGSAEVSRIARWYRIPPEILDPAFNELVADGHALRTGDHVWLTDSGRQEVDKISEAINQYLIERLSRTPDFEDRADREQIQAALERISRRIVTDTDWRENPIPALPAATGTTTAP comes from the coding sequence ATGATCGGCGTGCAGCGCCGCAATCTCATCTTCATCGCTGTCCTACTCGGCATGCTGCTCGCCGCACTCGACGGCACCATCGTCGCCACCGCCCTGCCCACCGTTGTCGCCGACCTCGGCGACGCCGGACATCAGTCGTGGGTGGTCACCAGCTATCTGCTGGCATCCACCGTGGCAACCGCGGTGATGGGCAAGTTCGGTGATCTGTTCGGACGGCGAACCGTCTTCATCACCTGCATCGTCATCTTCGCGGCCGGCTCGCTGCTCTGCGGTATGGCCGGTTCCATGGCGCTGCTGGTGGGCGCGCGCGCCATCCAGGGTCTCGGGTCCGGTGGCCTGATGGTGACAGCGACCGCCCTCATCGGCGAGATCATCCCCATGCGTGAGCGCGGCCGGTATCAAGGCATCCTCGGCGCGGTCTTCGGGGTGACCACGGTGATCGGTCCGCTCCTGGGTGGGTTGTTCACCGATCACCTCGGGTGGCGCTGGGCGTTCTACATCAACCTGCCCATCTCCGTTGTGGTGATCATGGTGGCGGCGGGAGCAATCCCGGCGCTGGCCAAGGCGACGCGCCCGGTCATCGACTATTGGGGCATCGTCCTCATCGCAGTGGGCGCCTCGGCGCTGACCTTGGCCACCAGCTGGGGCGGCACCACCTATCCGTGGTCCTCACCCGTGATCATCGGCCTGTTCGTCAGCTCGGTGGCCGCGATCGGCGTCTTCGTCTGGGTCGAATCCCGGGTGCCCGAACCGATTCTGCCGCCGCGCCTGTTCCGCGATCCGGTTTTCACCATTTGTTGTGTGCTGAGCTTCGTCGTCGGTTTCGCAATGCTCGGTGTGATGACCTACCTGCCGACCTTCATGCAGTTCGTCAACGGTGTCTCGGCCACGGTCTCGGGCTTGCGCACCCTGCCCATGGTGGCGGGCATGCTCATCACCTCCACCGGAACCGGCACCCTGGTGGGCCGCACGGGCAAGTACAAGCGCTACCCCGTCGCGGGCACCGCCATCATGGCCATCGCCCTGGTGCTGCTCTCCCGGATGGACGACTCGACACCGTTCGTGGTGCAGTCGCTGTACCTGTTCGTCCTGGGCGTGGGTATCGGTGCGTCCATGCAGGTACTCACGCTCATCGTGCAGAACACCGCGCGCTTCGACGATCTCGGCGTCGCCACATCGGGCGTGACCTTCTTCCGCACCATCGGCAGCTCGTTCGGTGCCGCGATATTCGGCTCGCTGTTCTCCAATTTTCTTGCGCGCGAAATTGTCTCGGTGAAGGTACCGCCCGAGGCCACCCAATCGCCGCAGGCACTGCACGCATTACCGCACGAGGCCGCGGCACCCGTCATCCACGCCTACGCAGACTCGCTGGATTTGGTATTCCTGTGCGCGGCACCGGTTGCCGCGGTCGGATTTGTACTCGCGCTCTTCCTCAAGGAAGTTCCCCTGCGCGGCGCCGACGCGAGCCTTGCCGTGGATATGGGTGAGGGCTTCGGCATGCCCAATTCCGTATCGCCGGACAAGCTCCTGGAGATCGCGATCAGCAATGCGATGCGTGGCTTCCCGCACGTGGGCCTGCATAAGCTGCGCGAGCACGCCGGTGTCACGATGCCCATCGCACCGTTATGGGCCCTGGTACAGGCCAACCGTTTTCTGCGGGCCACAGGCTCAGCCGAGGTGTCACGCATCGCGCGCTGGTACCGAATACCACCGGAGATCCTCGACCCGGCGTTCAACGAACTCGTCGCGGACGGCCATGCCCTGCGCACCGGCGATCACGTCTGGCTCACCGACAGCGGCCGCCAGGAAGTCGACAAGATCAGCGAGGCAATCAACCAGTACCTGATCGAACGGCTCTCCCGGACACCAGATTTCGAAGACCGCGCCGACCGGGAGCAGATTCAGGCGGCCCTGGAACGCATTTCACGGCGAATCGTCACCGACACCGATTGGCGCGAGAACCCTATCCCTGCGCTACCCGCGGCGACTGGGACGACAACAGCACCGTGA
- a CDS encoding PaaI family thioesterase encodes MTTERMPVGQFPGFLGIESVAIDDDKVVAELPIRGEHFAPNGFVHAAVLVGLADTLCGYGCLASLPEGATGFTTVELKTNFLGAAREGTLTATAVPVHRGRSTQLWDATVTAADGRTVAVFRCTQLVLWPRG; translated from the coding sequence ATGACAACCGAACGCATGCCGGTGGGCCAATTTCCGGGATTCCTCGGTATTGAATCGGTGGCAATTGACGACGACAAAGTGGTCGCTGAGCTTCCGATCCGTGGGGAGCATTTCGCGCCGAACGGTTTCGTGCATGCCGCGGTCCTCGTGGGACTCGCGGACACGTTGTGTGGCTATGGGTGTCTGGCCTCTTTGCCGGAGGGGGCGACCGGATTCACCACGGTCGAGCTGAAGACGAATTTCCTGGGCGCCGCGCGCGAAGGCACGCTCACCGCGACCGCGGTGCCGGTTCATCGCGGTCGTTCCACGCAGCTATGGGATGCGACGGTGACGGCCGCTGATGGGCGCACCGTGGCAGTGTTCCGGTGCACCCAACTGGTGCTCTGGCCGCGCGGCTGA
- the adh gene encoding aldehyde dehydrogenase, whose translation MAKHAAPGTEGSAVTFAPRYENFIGGEWVAPAEGRYFDNISPIDGKVFTQVARGTAADIDKALDAAHAAAEAWGSSAPAERSNTLLKIADRMEQHIERLAVAETWDNGKPIRESLNADIPLAVDHFRYFAGVLRAQEGSISEIDHDTVAYHFHEPLGVVGQIIPWNFPLLMAVWKLAPALAAGNCVVLKPAEQTPASILVLMELIADLLPPGVINVVNGFGVEAGKPLASSPRIAKIAFTGETTTGRLIMQYATENIIPVTLELGGKSPNIFMPDVMAADDAFLDKALEGFAMFALNQGEVCTCPSRALVHSSIYDEFMARAITRVEAIVGGDPLDEDTMIGAQASNDQYEKILSYIDIGRQEGAQVLTGGDARKVAEYPDGAYVQPTVFAGTNNMRIFQEEIFGPVLSVATFDSLDEALKIANDTLYGLGAGVWSRDMTNAYRLGRGIKAGRVWTNCYHQYPAHAAFGGYKKSGIGRENHKMMLDHYQQTKNILVSYSPNAAGFF comes from the coding sequence ATGGCGAAGCACGCGGCACCCGGAACCGAGGGCAGTGCAGTCACTTTCGCGCCCCGGTACGAGAATTTCATCGGCGGCGAATGGGTGGCTCCGGCCGAGGGGCGGTACTTCGACAACATCTCGCCGATCGACGGCAAGGTGTTCACGCAGGTCGCGCGCGGCACCGCGGCGGACATCGATAAGGCGCTGGACGCCGCGCACGCCGCGGCCGAGGCATGGGGTAGTAGTGCGCCGGCCGAGCGGTCGAACACTCTGCTGAAGATCGCCGACCGCATGGAACAGCACATCGAGAGACTGGCGGTCGCCGAGACCTGGGATAACGGGAAGCCGATCCGGGAAAGCCTGAACGCGGATATCCCGTTGGCAGTCGACCACTTCCGCTATTTCGCGGGAGTGCTTCGCGCCCAAGAAGGATCGATTTCCGAGATCGACCACGACACCGTTGCCTATCACTTCCATGAGCCGCTGGGGGTGGTGGGACAGATCATCCCGTGGAACTTCCCACTGCTGATGGCCGTCTGGAAGCTGGCACCGGCGCTGGCGGCGGGCAACTGTGTGGTGCTCAAGCCCGCCGAGCAGACGCCAGCCTCGATCCTGGTGCTGATGGAGCTGATCGCCGATCTGCTGCCGCCAGGAGTCATCAACGTGGTCAATGGGTTTGGGGTGGAGGCGGGTAAACCGCTGGCGTCCAGCCCGCGCATCGCCAAGATCGCGTTCACCGGTGAGACCACCACCGGGCGACTGATCATGCAGTACGCCACCGAGAACATCATTCCGGTCACCCTGGAGCTCGGCGGCAAGAGCCCCAACATCTTCATGCCCGATGTGATGGCCGCCGATGATGCCTTCTTGGACAAGGCGCTTGAGGGATTCGCCATGTTCGCGCTCAACCAGGGCGAGGTATGCACCTGCCCCTCGCGTGCGCTGGTGCATTCATCCATCTACGACGAATTCATGGCGCGGGCGATCACGCGCGTGGAGGCCATCGTGGGCGGTGACCCGCTCGATGAAGACACCATGATCGGTGCGCAGGCAAGCAACGATCAGTACGAAAAGATCTTGTCCTACATCGATATTGGACGGCAAGAGGGTGCGCAGGTGTTGACCGGAGGAGACGCCAGGAAGGTCGCGGAGTACCCGGATGGCGCCTACGTTCAGCCGACGGTCTTTGCGGGCACCAACAACATGCGCATCTTCCAGGAGGAGATCTTCGGTCCGGTGCTGTCCGTGGCCACGTTCGATTCGCTGGATGAGGCCTTGAAGATCGCCAATGACACCCTGTACGGCCTGGGCGCCGGGGTGTGGTCACGCGATATGACCAACGCCTACCGGCTGGGCCGCGGTATCAAGGCCGGCCGGGTGTGGACCAATTGCTACCACCAATACCCGGCGCATGCCGCGTTCGGCGGCTACAAGAAGTCCGGTATCGGGCGTGAAAATCACAAGATGATGCTCGACCACTATCAGCAGACCAAGAACATCTTGGTGAGCTACTCGCCCAATGCTGCGGGGTTCTTCTGA
- a CDS encoding DUF779 domain-containing protein → MLRGSSDEEPPEEGPTLINRVEFTPAAAELLASLIEAHGPVMFHQSGGCCDGSAPMCYPRGEFRVGASDVLLGEVSGGTPFWMSADQFAYWSHTQLTVDVVPGRGSGFSLEAPEGVRFLIRSRLFTDDEVLALADQPVRTGADD, encoded by the coding sequence ATGCTGCGGGGTTCTTCTGATGAGGAGCCACCCGAAGAAGGCCCGACCCTGATCAACCGCGTCGAGTTCACTCCCGCCGCCGCGGAGCTGCTGGCCTCGCTGATCGAGGCGCACGGTCCTGTGATGTTCCACCAGTCGGGCGGCTGTTGTGACGGGAGCGCGCCCATGTGTTACCCGCGTGGGGAGTTTCGGGTGGGGGCATCGGATGTGCTCCTTGGCGAAGTTAGCGGAGGGACCCCCTTCTGGATGAGTGCTGACCAGTTCGCGTACTGGTCGCATACTCAACTGACAGTTGATGTAGTGCCGGGGCGCGGGTCGGGATTTTCGCTGGAGGCGCCCGAGGGAGTGCGGTTTCTGATTCGGTCGAGGTTGTTCACCGACGACGAGGTGTTGGCGCTGGCGGATCAACCAGTGCGGACGGGTGCCGACGACTGA
- the yaaA gene encoding peroxide stress protein YaaA: MIVLLPPSETKREGGDGPPLRMDELATPSLHPLRDALVDELIALAADPDACRKALGISASQGAEIQRNAELRVSPTMPALHRYTGVLYDNLDVTSLRGASAARAQARLAVGSALFGFLRANDPVPAYRLSASSKLPGKPTLAARWRPILEPVLAELAADELVVDLRSGSYAGLGRLPHAVTVDCLTEHPDGRRTVITHFNKAHKGKLARILAETRAEPNDAAAVATVARRAGLHIERDGNTLTIIVSA; the protein is encoded by the coding sequence GTGATCGTGCTGCTGCCACCCTCGGAAACCAAACGCGAAGGCGGGGACGGTCCGCCGCTGCGGATGGACGAGCTGGCAACACCGTCACTGCACCCGCTGCGCGACGCGCTCGTCGACGAACTCATCGCGCTGGCAGCCGATCCAGATGCGTGCCGGAAGGCCCTGGGCATCTCGGCATCCCAGGGCGCCGAGATCCAACGCAATGCCGAGCTGCGCGTCTCCCCCACCATGCCGGCGCTGCACCGATACACCGGCGTGCTGTATGACAACCTCGATGTGACCTCGCTGCGCGGCGCGTCCGCCGCCCGGGCACAAGCGCGCCTCGCCGTCGGCTCGGCTCTGTTCGGGTTCCTGCGGGCCAACGATCCGGTGCCCGCCTATCGGCTGTCGGCCTCGTCGAAGCTGCCCGGCAAGCCCACCTTGGCCGCGCGCTGGAGACCCATCCTGGAGCCGGTGCTGGCCGAACTGGCCGCCGACGAGTTGGTGGTCGACCTGCGCTCGGGCTCATATGCCGGCTTGGGGCGGCTACCTCATGCGGTCACGGTCGACTGCCTCACCGAACATCCCGACGGACGCCGCACGGTGATCACCCATTTCAACAAGGCACACAAGGGCAAGCTGGCACGCATCCTGGCGGAGACTCGAGCCGAACCCAATGATGCCGCGGCGGTGGCCACGGTGGCCCGTCGCGCGGGACTTCACATAGAACGCGACGGCAACACACTGACAATCATTGTCAGTGCTTAG
- a CDS encoding VOC family protein, with translation MPTREETPLGAPAWIDLASSDLEKSKAFYTALFGWTLQEAGPEYGGYINAHKDGKAVAGMIGNNPEWNAPDGWTTYFATADINATLQKAVDNGGANCLPAMEVPQLGYMALFADPSGAVVGLWQPLAHKGFQLVAEGGAPVWHELNTREYEKAVDFYTAVLGWNTKVEGDSDEFRYACAQHDGEPIAGVNDASIGPWKLPEGVPAHWAVYFGTDDTDASAAKVVSLGGVVLSPAQDTPYGRMALVQDTTGGTFWLCSVDS, from the coding sequence ATGCCCACTCGTGAAGAAACCCCGCTCGGCGCCCCTGCGTGGATCGACCTCGCTTCATCGGACCTGGAGAAGTCGAAGGCGTTCTACACCGCGCTGTTCGGCTGGACCTTGCAGGAGGCCGGTCCCGAGTATGGCGGCTACATCAACGCGCACAAGGACGGTAAAGCCGTTGCCGGAATGATCGGCAACAACCCGGAGTGGAACGCGCCCGATGGATGGACTACATACTTCGCCACCGCCGACATCAACGCGACTCTACAAAAGGCGGTGGACAATGGTGGCGCGAACTGCCTGCCCGCCATGGAAGTTCCGCAGCTCGGATACATGGCCCTCTTCGCCGATCCCTCCGGTGCTGTCGTGGGATTGTGGCAGCCATTGGCGCACAAGGGGTTCCAATTGGTGGCCGAGGGTGGTGCGCCGGTGTGGCATGAACTGAACACCCGTGAGTACGAGAAGGCCGTCGACTTCTACACCGCGGTGCTGGGGTGGAACACCAAGGTAGAGGGTGATTCCGATGAATTCCGGTATGCCTGCGCCCAGCACGACGGCGAGCCGATCGCGGGTGTCAACGATGCGTCGATAGGTCCGTGGAAGCTCCCCGAAGGAGTGCCGGCGCATTGGGCCGTGTATTTCGGCACCGATGACACCGACGCCAGTGCGGCCAAGGTTGTCTCGCTCGGCGGCGTGGTGCTCAGTCCTGCCCAGGACACCCCATATGGCCGGATGGCTTTGGTTCAGGACACCACGGGCGGCACTTTCTGGCTGTGCTCTGTGGATTCCTGA
- the dinB gene encoding DNA polymerase IV, giving the protein MTGTASILHADLDSFYASVEQRDAPRLRGLPVIVGSGVVLAASYEAKHFGVRTAMGGRQALRLCPNAVVVPPRFDAYSAASKQVFEVFRDTTPLVEPLSIDEAFLDVSGLQRISGTPRDIAATLRSEVRRRAGLPITVGVARTKFLAKVASRQGKPDGLLVVEPHEELSFLRPLPVQALWGVGSVTAEKLRVYGIRTVADVADLGEPTLASMVGRAMGHQLHCLARNVDPRPVQGGRRRRSIGAQCALGRRRRTDSEIDSIATQLIERIARRVRETGRSCRTVVLRLRFDDYTRATRSRTMARPTTSTEHLLSAARQLVEEAASLIAERGITLIGFSVSNFDPCGAAQLELPFSDSTENAFALDSTLDELRTRFGTRSVTRATLLRAGGHEDWGIPTFEDL; this is encoded by the coding sequence ATGACCGGAACAGCCAGCATTCTGCATGCGGATCTGGACTCGTTCTACGCGTCCGTCGAGCAACGTGATGCGCCGCGGTTGCGCGGGCTCCCCGTCATCGTTGGCAGCGGTGTCGTGTTGGCCGCCAGCTACGAAGCCAAGCATTTCGGGGTGCGTACCGCCATGGGTGGCCGGCAGGCACTGCGGCTATGCCCGAACGCGGTCGTGGTACCGCCGCGTTTCGACGCCTACAGTGCCGCGAGCAAGCAGGTGTTCGAGGTTTTCCGCGACACCACTCCCCTGGTCGAGCCGCTGTCCATCGATGAGGCTTTTCTTGACGTTTCCGGCCTGCAACGGATCTCAGGTACGCCACGCGATATCGCGGCAACATTGCGCTCCGAGGTACGGCGCCGAGCCGGACTGCCCATCACCGTCGGCGTCGCGCGCACAAAATTCTTGGCCAAGGTCGCCAGCCGCCAAGGCAAGCCCGACGGCCTGCTGGTCGTGGAGCCGCATGAAGAATTGTCGTTCTTGCGCCCCTTGCCGGTACAGGCGCTGTGGGGAGTCGGCTCGGTCACCGCGGAGAAACTGCGGGTGTACGGCATCCGTACCGTCGCAGATGTCGCCGATCTCGGCGAACCCACCCTGGCATCAATGGTCGGCCGGGCCATGGGACATCAATTACATTGCCTCGCACGTAATGTCGATCCGCGGCCGGTGCAAGGCGGACGCCGGCGGCGCTCCATCGGCGCCCAGTGCGCGCTCGGTCGGCGGCGCCGCACCGACAGCGAGATCGACTCTATCGCAACACAACTCATCGAACGGATAGCCCGCCGCGTGCGCGAGACCGGCCGCAGCTGCCGAACAGTGGTGCTGCGGCTACGGTTCGACGACTACACCCGCGCGACGCGGTCGCGCACCATGGCACGACCCACTACCTCCACCGAGCATCTCCTCAGCGCCGCCCGTCAACTTGTCGAAGAGGCCGCTTCGCTCATCGCCGAACGGGGAATCACCCTCATCGGGTTCTCCGTATCCAACTTTGACCCCTGTGGCGCGGCACAATTGGAGCTGCCGTTCTCGGACTCGACCGAGAACGCGTTCGCCCTGGACAGCACCCTCGACGAATTGCGCACGAGGTTCGGCACCCGGTCGGTCACCCGCGCCACCCTGCTACGCGCGGGCGGGCACGAGGACTGGGGCATCCCGACCTTCGAGGACCTCTAG